One genomic region from Melioribacteraceae bacterium encodes:
- a CDS encoding flagellar biosynthetic protein FliO yields the protein MSFMDIVNTILPLLLILGLLFLALIMIRKYSFSINRNKSNLLKIEVMNNHLILPKKYLSVVRVEDKLLLLGISEGNISLIKEYDFDSSDEIQAPQSELKQTFKEILKQNLGMR from the coding sequence ATGTCATTTATGGATATTGTAAATACGATTCTACCGCTTCTGTTAATTCTGGGCCTCCTTTTTCTCGCCCTTATAATGATACGGAAGTACTCGTTCTCTATTAACCGTAACAAGTCGAATCTTCTTAAAATCGAGGTGATGAATAATCATCTTATTCTCCCGAAGAAATACCTGTCTGTTGTGAGAGTTGAAGATAAACTACTTCTTCTCGGTATTAGCGAGGGAAATATCTCGTTGATTAAAGAATATGACTTTGATTCATCTGATGAAATTCAAGCTCCTCAAAGTGAATTAAAACAGACATTCAAAGAGATATTAAAACAGAATCTGGGAATGCGATGA
- the fliP gene encoding flagellar type III secretion system pore protein FliP (The bacterial flagellar biogenesis protein FliP forms a type III secretion system (T3SS)-type pore required for flagellar assembly.) has product MNKKLILYLLVCLIAFLSQDIAAQQSTSIPFPKIDLQVGTAQDGNDVSTTLQILLLMTILSLAPSIVIMTTAYLRIIIVFHFLKNALGTQQMPPSQLLAGIALFVTFFIMAPTWNKVNDEALQPLMDNKIKVSEAYDKGIEPIREFMFKNVREEDLELFVGLANIERPQNRDELPTYILIPAFVLSELRTGFIIGFFMFIPFIMVDMIVSSILMSMGMMMMPPMMISLPFKILLFILVDGWNLIIGSLVRSFQ; this is encoded by the coding sequence ATGAATAAGAAACTGATTCTGTATTTACTTGTTTGTCTTATAGCATTTCTTTCACAGGATATAGCCGCTCAGCAGAGCACATCAATTCCGTTTCCAAAGATTGATCTTCAGGTCGGTACCGCTCAGGATGGAAATGATGTCTCCACTACTCTTCAGATACTGCTCTTGATGACTATTCTTTCGCTGGCCCCGTCGATTGTAATTATGACGACAGCATACCTTAGAATAATAATTGTTTTTCATTTTCTTAAAAATGCGCTCGGTACACAGCAGATGCCGCCGTCACAGCTCCTTGCCGGTATTGCACTCTTTGTTACATTTTTTATTATGGCTCCAACCTGGAATAAGGTGAATGACGAAGCTCTCCAACCGCTTATGGATAATAAAATTAAAGTAAGCGAAGCCTACGACAAAGGAATAGAACCGATTCGCGAGTTTATGTTTAAAAATGTCCGGGAGGAAGATCTCGAATTGTTCGTAGGACTTGCTAATATCGAAAGACCTCAGAACCGTGACGAGTTACCAACTTACATTCTTATACCGGCATTCGTTTTGAGCGAGCTGCGAACCGGTTTCATAATCGGGTTCTTTATGTTCATTCCCTTTATAATGGTTGATATGATTGTTTCGAGTATTCTTATGTCGATGGGTATGATGATGATGCCGCCTATGATGATATCGCTTCCGTTCAAGATTCTGCTTTTTATACTTGTCGATGGCTGGAATTTAATTATCGGATCATTAGTTCGGAGTTTTCAGTAA
- a CDS encoding sigma-70 family RNA polymerase sigma factor, translated as MNNDNIWASFKNNPTTELKKQIIMNYVNLVHYVIHKSNFTQHDLFDRRDYFQFGIEGLSEAIDRFDPDYGTKFETYAIQRIRGKIYDELRKYSPKYETVCDSEGVMVPVSSSVSLNSPVVEDEGIQLYEMVSGNYDEPDDLLEKNELKEKLVELIKVLNERDRNILSLYYYEELNYQEIAKLLNITVSRVSQLHSKIIKSLKQKLVLYNAG; from the coding sequence ATGAATAATGATAATATCTGGGCTTCGTTCAAAAACAATCCCACAACAGAACTGAAAAAACAGATCATAATGAATTACGTTAATCTTGTTCATTACGTTATCCACAAATCGAATTTCACACAGCACGATCTGTTCGATCGCCGCGATTATTTTCAGTTCGGCATCGAAGGATTGAGCGAAGCTATCGACCGGTTTGATCCGGATTACGGAACAAAGTTCGAAACATATGCTATCCAGAGAATCCGCGGAAAAATCTACGATGAACTAAGAAAATATTCCCCTAAGTATGAGACCGTCTGTGATTCTGAAGGCGTAATGGTTCCTGTCTCCTCATCGGTCTCACTTAACAGTCCTGTGGTTGAAGACGAAGGAATACAACTCTATGAAATGGTTTCTGGAAATTATGATGAACCGGACGACCTCCTGGAAAAAAATGAATTGAAAGAGAAACTGGTTGAATTGATAAAAGTACTGAACGAAAGAGATAGAAATATTTTGAGTCTATATTACTATGAAGAACTGAATTACCAGGAAATCGCAAAGCTCCTTAATATAACGGTATCAAGAGTATCTCAGCTCCATTCCAAAATAATTAAATCGTTAAAACAGAAACTGGTTTTATATAATGCTGGATAA
- a CDS encoding AAA family ATPase: protein MNEQISRLIELRRLEEKSRSNHLSRIISVVSGKGGTGKSFFAINFAYQLSRLGKNVLVVDLDYNFANIHLLINHASDYTLADFFLQRRVLRELVYKYSDNLSIIFGDSGTSDSPKLSRDLLEYFFIHLYKISPQYDYIILDSSAGADELTIEQIKKSDYNFIISTPEPTSVMDAYVVFKIITEYTESNKNYIVFNKSESKEDSDSAFQNLSTAVRHFLKSDINLLGVIGLDRLVNRSVMEQELLIKSYPNSMSALEISELVNRFIKIAQVANNNQSLFKTRI, encoded by the coding sequence ATGAATGAACAGATTTCCAGACTGATAGAATTAAGAAGACTGGAAGAGAAAAGCAGGAGTAATCATCTTTCCAGAATTATTTCGGTTGTTTCCGGCAAGGGGGGAACCGGAAAAAGCTTCTTTGCAATAAATTTTGCCTACCAGCTTTCACGTCTCGGAAAGAATGTTCTTGTTGTTGATCTGGATTACAACTTTGCTAATATCCACCTGTTGATAAACCACGCTTCCGACTACACATTAGCAGATTTCTTCCTGCAAAGAAGAGTATTAAGAGAACTTGTGTATAAGTATTCGGACAACCTTAGCATAATCTTTGGCGATTCCGGTACTTCGGACTCACCTAAACTCAGCAGAGACCTTCTGGAATATTTTTTTATTCACCTTTACAAAATATCCCCTCAGTACGATTATATAATTCTGGATAGTTCTGCGGGGGCAGACGAATTAACAATTGAACAAATAAAAAAATCGGATTATAATTTCATTATTTCTACTCCCGAACCAACCTCGGTAATGGATGCTTATGTTGTTTTCAAGATCATAACCGAGTATACGGAATCGAACAAGAATTATATTGTGTTCAACAAATCAGAAAGTAAGGAGGACAGCGATTCTGCCTTCCAAAACCTAAGTACCGCTGTTCGTCATTTCCTCAAATCCGACATTAATCTGCTCGGGGTCATCGGTCTGGACAGGTTGGTAAACCGTTCGGTAATGGAACAGGAATTACTTATTAAATCCTATCCCAATTCGATGTCTGCGCTTGAGATAAGCGAGCTTGTAAACAGGTTCATTAAAATTGCCCAGGTGGCTAATAATAACCAATCCCTCTTCAAGACTCGGATCTAA
- the flhB gene encoding flagellar biosynthesis protein FlhB has translation MAEFDGQEKTEDPTSKKLIDARNKGQVAKSTEINSLAVFGFGLLLIFLTKNFTGELLGDFTKGIFSSLNSLELSKTILQTYALKWALFFFTFMLPILAGIVIISLISNISQIGFKFAPKAFKLDLSKFNPFSGIKRIFFSSHSYVEITKSVLKLVIISLFTYFIIAQMIEDTTYLIDLSIEDTVEFMFDSAFTLVWKIILFFAVIASVDFLFQKYKFKKQMMMTKTEVKEEFKQLEGDPQIKSRIRKQMVLAARSRMMKDVPTADVIITNPTHVAVALKYDMNKDAAPKVVAKGLDELAQRIKKIAAENNVPLYEDVDLARALYKTCDVGDFIPAKLFKAVAQILAYLFQVKKMKKKSSIV, from the coding sequence ATGGCAGAATTTGACGGACAGGAAAAAACCGAAGATCCGACCTCTAAGAAACTGATCGATGCCCGCAATAAAGGTCAGGTTGCAAAAAGCACCGAGATAAATTCTCTCGCCGTGTTCGGGTTCGGACTTCTGCTCATTTTCCTCACAAAGAATTTTACCGGTGAGCTCCTCGGGGATTTTACAAAAGGTATTTTCAGTTCTCTCAATTCTCTGGAATTATCCAAGACAATTCTGCAAACCTATGCTCTTAAGTGGGCTCTCTTCTTTTTCACTTTTATGCTTCCGATCCTTGCAGGAATTGTTATAATATCTTTAATAAGTAATATTTCACAGATCGGATTTAAATTTGCACCGAAAGCGTTTAAGCTGGACCTCTCCAAGTTTAATCCGTTTAGCGGAATTAAGAGAATCTTTTTCTCGTCTCATTCCTATGTTGAAATCACTAAATCGGTTCTTAAACTTGTAATTATTTCTCTCTTTACTTATTTCATCATCGCACAAATGATCGAAGATACTACCTATCTTATAGATTTAAGCATAGAAGATACTGTTGAGTTCATGTTCGATTCGGCCTTTACTCTCGTCTGGAAAATAATTCTTTTCTTTGCTGTTATTGCGTCGGTCGACTTTTTATTCCAGAAGTATAAGTTCAAAAAACAGATGATGATGACAAAGACCGAGGTAAAAGAGGAATTCAAACAGCTTGAAGGTGATCCGCAGATCAAATCGAGAATCCGCAAACAGATGGTTCTTGCGGCAAGAAGCAGAATGATGAAGGATGTTCCTACAGCGGATGTGATTATTACAAACCCGACCCACGTAGCGGTTGCTTTAAAATACGATATGAATAAAGACGCGGCTCCCAAAGTAGTTGCAAAGGGCCTTGATGAACTTGCCCAACGGATTAAGAAAATTGCCGCGGAAAATAATGTTCCGCTGTACGAAGATGTAGATCTTGCCCGCGCATTATATAAAACATGCGACGTGGGGGACTTTATACCTGCAAAATTATTTAAAGCTGTTGCGCAGATTCTTGCATACCTGTTTCAGGTTAAGAAAATGAAGAAAAAATCGAGTATTGTCTGA
- the flhF gene encoding flagellar biosynthesis protein FlhF: MQIKKFLAPTLKEATEQMKSELGNDAVILGTRVIEGDRRFNVKKMFEITAGLDRKTINKPSPALTEKLQAKPSLEIEIEKLQKKIFKDDEPAKKIIDKKLTRKLQVGSDIEFEIKELGDVLTQHEVQKNIVKELTSQLENYDGIVDPAKLEGYLISGMASLITTKEFNVKKNKLTKVALVGPTGVGKTTCIAKLAIISKIIHKLKVGLISIDTYRLGAIDQLRIFSEISDIEMAVAYEPEEMPRLLKKFKDKDLVFIDTIGRSQRNADNLSGIKAYLDTAEPDETVLVASSTTSSRTLIDISQKFKPLDYSSVIFTKVDEAVSYGNILNFVYNSGVPVMFLTNGQVIPDDIISVNPELLANLVFSGKLY; this comes from the coding sequence ATGCAGATTAAAAAATTTCTGGCTCCTACATTAAAAGAAGCTACTGAGCAGATGAAATCGGAATTGGGAAACGATGCAGTAATCCTCGGAACACGTGTCATTGAAGGGGACAGAAGATTTAATGTAAAGAAAATGTTTGAAATTACTGCTGGTCTGGACAGAAAAACTATTAATAAACCCTCGCCGGCTCTTACAGAAAAGCTTCAGGCAAAACCGAGTCTTGAAATAGAAATTGAAAAGCTTCAGAAAAAAATATTTAAGGATGATGAACCGGCCAAAAAAATAATTGATAAAAAATTGACCCGGAAACTTCAAGTTGGTTCGGATATTGAATTTGAAATTAAAGAGCTCGGCGATGTGCTTACTCAACACGAGGTTCAGAAAAATATTGTAAAGGAGTTGACCTCACAGCTCGAAAATTATGACGGGATTGTAGATCCTGCAAAACTTGAAGGATACCTTATTTCCGGTATGGCATCCCTTATTACAACAAAAGAGTTTAATGTAAAAAAGAATAAACTGACAAAGGTTGCTTTAGTAGGCCCTACTGGTGTCGGAAAGACAACCTGCATTGCGAAACTGGCAATTATTTCTAAGATAATTCACAAACTGAAAGTCGGTTTGATATCGATTGATACATACAGGCTTGGTGCTATCGACCAGCTCAGGATTTTCTCTGAAATAAGCGACATCGAAATGGCAGTTGCTTATGAGCCGGAAGAGATGCCGCGGCTACTTAAAAAATTCAAAGATAAGGATCTGGTATTCATCGATACGATCGGCAGAAGTCAGAGAAATGCCGATAATCTCTCCGGCATTAAAGCTTATCTGGATACCGCGGAACCCGACGAGACTGTACTTGTTGCCAGTTCAACTACCTCATCCAGGACTTTGATCGACATATCTCAAAAATTCAAGCCGCTCGATTATTCATCGGTTATCTTCACAAAAGTTGATGAGGCTGTCTCTTACGGCAATATTCTCAATTTTGTTTATAACAGCGGTGTTCCGGTTATGTTTTTAACGAACGGGCAGGTAATTCCGGATGATATAATTTCAGTTAATCCGGAATTGTTGGCTAACCTCGTTTTCTCGGGGAAACTTTACTGA
- a CDS encoding HDOD domain-containing protein, which translates to MKRVTNLSPAPRILTEVLDLLKDINTSPQNLAKAISKDQSLVVKILAISNSPFYGLSKRVASIEYAIMILGFNEIRNIVTALSLMESLKNKSDQYLNQKDFWIHAYITATISKKIADDMGLRQSGDAFIGGLLHDLGISVIHRYLHSDFVSICESVKTGMKYSEAENTTLGMDHQVIGYMLLKNWNFPDHFCDLVKYHHTPHLNGNLKVIGSIIHFADYMTQRLKLGSFTWDDDLVLDHEAASTLQFKDQEGVDKFIELYREPLEAQLESVRNLT; encoded by the coding sequence ATGAAAAGAGTTACCAATCTCTCTCCGGCACCCAGAATTCTTACTGAGGTTCTCGATCTGCTAAAAGATATTAATACCAGTCCTCAAAACCTGGCTAAAGCGATATCAAAAGACCAGAGCCTGGTAGTAAAGATTCTTGCAATTTCAAACTCACCTTTTTACGGATTATCTAAAAGAGTTGCATCCATTGAATATGCTATTATGATTCTTGGATTCAATGAGATTAGAAATATTGTTACAGCTCTCTCGCTTATGGAATCGTTGAAAAACAAGAGCGACCAGTATTTAAATCAGAAAGATTTCTGGATTCATGCCTATATTACTGCTACTATCAGCAAGAAGATCGCAGACGATATGGGTCTGCGTCAGAGCGGCGATGCTTTTATAGGAGGATTGCTCCACGATCTCGGCATATCGGTTATTCACCGTTATCTCCATTCGGATTTCGTTTCTATCTGCGAATCAGTAAAGACAGGAATGAAATATAGTGAGGCTGAGAATACTACTCTCGGAATGGATCACCAGGTAATCGGTTACATGCTTCTTAAAAACTGGAATTTCCCGGATCATTTCTGCGACCTGGTTAAATACCATCATACTCCTCATCTCAACGGCAACCTGAAAGTAATCGGATCAATAATTCACTTTGCCGATTACATGACACAGCGACTTAAACTCGGATCATTCACCTGGGATGATGATTTGGTGCTCGATCATGAAGCAGCTTCAACTCTTCAGTTTAAAGACCAGGAAGGCGTGGATAAATTCATTGAGCTGTATCGCGAACCGCTCGAAGCTCAATTAGAATCTGTGAGGAACCTGACTTGA
- the flhA gene encoding flagellar biosynthesis protein FlhA has translation MQLVGKNSDIILALGLILMLGLMLIPLPPGFLDFLLSINITLAILILIVSLYIQSPLDISVFPGLLLVTTLFRLGLNISSTRLILIDGYAGQVIESFGSFVVGGDYVVGFIIFIILLVIQFIVIIKGSGRISEVAARFTLDAMPGKQMAIDADLNTGLISESDARKRRDLISREAEFYGAMDGASKFVKGDAIAGLIINGINIIGGFIIGIAQRGMDFTEAIQTYTILTIGDGLVSQIPALIIATAAGLVVTRSASGSALDFQIKTQLFSNPRVLGTVSGAIFLFAFIPGMPTVPFMVLSGVLGASTFAVKKSKSVAEGSAAIAEQKSASAEPVEEKVEQYLQVDPIEVEIGYGLVSLVDEQQGGNLFQKISSTRKMIALEYGVLIPPVRVRDNLQLSPNEYIIKIKGNVVSGFEIYPDRYLAMNPGSVGEQVTGIPTTDPAFGMQSYWIIYEEKEKAELLGYTVVDCISVLATHLQESLKKNFDKILSRQEVKQLLENIKKEYPAVVEDVNPDVLNLGIIQKVLQNLLKENIPIKDFVRILEALIDYSKTTKNIDVLTEYVRHTIGDTISNIYKDVNGIIHAVTLSEHLESLITNSLQAQKDSVVTLGLSTKVLRELNTSIQIANEKFNKLGYPPVLITSAAIRPYIYRLVNSSFPELALLSFSELPANVEIEFLGKLEVENAD, from the coding sequence ATGCAGTTAGTTGGTAAAAATAGTGATATCATTCTTGCATTAGGACTTATCCTGATGCTCGGACTTATGCTTATTCCGCTTCCACCGGGATTTCTAGATTTTCTGCTTTCGATAAACATTACGCTTGCGATATTAATTCTGATAGTATCATTATATATTCAATCGCCGCTCGATATTTCTGTATTTCCGGGTTTATTGCTCGTTACTACTCTTTTCCGGCTCGGACTTAATATCAGTTCCACCAGGTTGATTCTAATTGACGGTTATGCAGGCCAGGTAATCGAATCATTCGGCTCTTTCGTTGTTGGAGGCGATTACGTAGTTGGATTTATAATCTTTATTATTCTTCTTGTTATTCAATTCATAGTTATTATCAAAGGATCAGGAAGAATATCGGAAGTAGCAGCAAGATTTACGCTCGATGCAATGCCCGGCAAGCAGATGGCAATTGATGCCGACCTTAACACCGGATTAATATCTGAATCGGATGCCCGCAAACGGCGCGACTTAATCTCACGCGAAGCCGAATTTTACGGAGCGATGGATGGTGCTAGTAAATTTGTAAAAGGAGACGCTATTGCCGGACTTATTATTAATGGTATCAATATCATCGGCGGATTTATTATTGGTATTGCCCAGAGGGGAATGGATTTTACCGAAGCGATTCAAACATATACCATTTTAACGATAGGTGATGGACTTGTTTCTCAGATACCGGCATTGATAATTGCAACAGCTGCAGGTTTGGTTGTTACAAGAAGTGCTTCCGGTTCAGCACTCGATTTTCAGATAAAAACTCAGCTCTTCTCAAATCCTCGTGTTCTCGGTACAGTCTCAGGAGCAATATTTCTGTTCGCATTTATTCCGGGTATGCCGACGGTTCCATTCATGGTATTGTCGGGTGTTTTGGGTGCTTCGACATTTGCCGTTAAAAAAAGTAAATCTGTGGCCGAAGGTTCTGCCGCTATTGCAGAACAGAAATCCGCCTCAGCGGAACCGGTTGAGGAAAAAGTTGAACAGTATCTTCAGGTTGATCCGATCGAAGTTGAAATCGGGTATGGACTGGTTAGTCTTGTCGATGAACAGCAGGGCGGTAATCTTTTTCAGAAAATTTCATCTACAAGAAAAATGATCGCCCTTGAATACGGTGTATTAATTCCACCTGTTCGTGTGAGGGATAATCTGCAGCTTTCCCCGAATGAATATATAATAAAGATTAAAGGTAATGTTGTAAGCGGTTTCGAAATTTATCCGGACCGTTATCTCGCAATGAATCCAGGCTCGGTTGGCGAACAAGTTACAGGAATACCTACTACGGATCCTGCTTTTGGAATGCAGAGCTACTGGATAATTTATGAGGAAAAGGAAAAAGCCGAGTTGCTCGGTTACACAGTAGTGGATTGCATTTCGGTTCTGGCAACTCATCTTCAGGAATCGTTGAAGAAAAATTTTGATAAGATACTTTCACGCCAGGAAGTAAAGCAGCTTCTGGAGAATATTAAAAAGGAATATCCTGCTGTAGTGGAGGATGTAAATCCGGATGTCCTAAATCTGGGAATAATCCAGAAAGTACTGCAGAATCTTTTGAAAGAGAATATTCCTATAAAAGATTTTGTAAGAATTCTTGAAGCATTGATCGATTATTCTAAAACAACCAAGAATATTGATGTCCTCACCGAATATGTACGGCATACTATTGGCGATACAATTTCGAATATTTACAAGGATGTAAACGGTATTATTCACGCTGTTACTCTCAGTGAACATCTTGAATCCCTTATTACAAATTCATTGCAGGCTCAGAAGGATAGTGTGGTTACACTCGGTTTGAGCACCAAAGTTCTGAGAGAGCTAAACACAAGCATTCAAATAGCAAATGAGAAATTCAATAAACTCGGGTATCCGCCGGTGTTAATTACTTCGGCCGCAATTAGACCGTATATCTACCGGCTGGTAAATTCAAGTTTCCCTGAACTTGCTTTATTATCTTTCAGCGAACTTCCTGCAAATGTCGAAATTGAATTCCTTGGTAAACTAGAGGTGGAAAATGCAGATTAA
- the fliQ gene encoding flagellar biosynthesis protein FliQ, translating to MTEELIIEVLKDAFYTVFIILLPVLGVSLIVGIFVSIFQAATSIQEMTLTFVPKLIATAAVIILLLPWIIDKLVSLTTRMFTLFLTILK from the coding sequence ATGACGGAAGAATTGATCATAGAAGTTCTTAAAGACGCATTCTACACTGTGTTTATAATTCTGCTTCCGGTACTTGGCGTTTCTCTTATAGTGGGTATTTTCGTTTCAATTTTTCAAGCAGCCACTTCAATACAGGAAATGACGCTTACATTTGTACCAAAACTGATTGCTACGGCGGCCGTTATTATTCTGCTTCTTCCGTGGATTATCGATAAACTAGTTTCATTAACCACCAGAATGTTCACACTGTTTCTTACGATTCTAAAATGA
- a CDS encoding HDOD domain-containing protein yields the protein MLDNTSIEIKQRIKKQLSVVGNLPSIPHIISEVSDMLDDEKTSASDLCKVISQDQSIATKILSVANSPMYGLPRRVATIEFAIVIIGLEHIRSLLLALSMMEVFKAKNTPDWNHNSYWKHSLMVGTSAKRIADDLHYPKSGEVFTAGLLHDLGIVVMQKYMKPEFKKIIELVKNENVTHLAAEKMVLGYTHEDIVEFMFEKWNFPSSINEAVLYHHRPSFSEKNPVLASLVHLVDFMTQKSEAGVFQWDSNYQLDFNIINILGFGSIENFEQFVFRYDNLLKTHFESLN from the coding sequence ATGCTGGATAATACCTCGATAGAGATTAAGCAGAGGATAAAGAAACAGTTATCGGTGGTCGGGAATCTTCCATCAATTCCTCATATCATATCGGAAGTATCTGATATGCTGGATGATGAAAAGACAAGCGCCTCGGACCTCTGCAAGGTGATTTCACAGGACCAGTCGATTGCCACCAAGATTCTATCCGTTGCAAATTCTCCTATGTATGGATTGCCGCGCAGAGTTGCCACAATAGAATTTGCTATCGTTATAATCGGACTCGAGCATATCAGAAGTCTTTTACTGGCGTTATCTATGATGGAAGTCTTTAAAGCTAAGAACACACCCGACTGGAATCATAACAGTTACTGGAAGCATTCTTTGATGGTTGGAACTTCTGCTAAAAGGATTGCCGATGACCTGCACTATCCGAAGTCAGGAGAAGTTTTTACAGCCGGATTGCTGCATGATCTCGGAATTGTTGTAATGCAGAAATACATGAAACCGGAATTCAAAAAGATTATTGAACTCGTTAAAAACGAAAATGTAACACACTTGGCCGCAGAAAAAATGGTTCTCGGTTATACTCATGAAGATATAGTTGAGTTTATGTTTGAGAAATGGAATTTTCCTTCGTCAATAAATGAAGCTGTCCTTTATCATCACCGTCCCTCGTTTTCAGAAAAGAATCCGGTTCTCGCATCTCTTGTTCATCTGGTTGATTTTATGACACAAAAATCAGAAGCCGGCGTATTCCAGTGGGATTCTAATTATCAGCTCGATTTTAATATAATCAACATTCTCGGTTTCGGCAGTATTGAAAATTTTGAGCAGTTCGTTTTCAGGTACGACAATCTATTAAAAACACATTTTGAATCACTAAACTAA
- the fliN gene encoding flagellar motor switch protein FliN, producing the protein MNEINNENQLLDENNEDKGKLNGSLAEFEEFDSSTRSIPGADEKLGFLKDLQMNIYIELGRTQMQIKDILELERGYVIELEKLASEPVDVFVNNKKIAEGEVVVIDKHFGIRITSLVDPAQRIKDIY; encoded by the coding sequence ATGAACGAAATCAATAACGAAAATCAATTATTGGATGAGAACAACGAAGATAAAGGGAAATTAAACGGCTCCCTCGCAGAATTTGAGGAGTTCGACAGTTCAACCCGTTCCATTCCGGGCGCTGACGAGAAACTCGGATTTCTGAAAGATCTTCAGATGAATATCTATATAGAATTGGGTAGAACCCAGATGCAGATTAAGGATATACTCGAACTCGAACGCGGATATGTGATTGAACTTGAAAAACTGGCCAGCGAACCTGTTGATGTATTCGTTAATAATAAAAAAATTGCTGAAGGGGAAGTTGTTGTTATCGATAAGCACTTCGGTATTCGTATAACCAGCCTGGTTGACCCGGCTCAAAGAATAAAGGATATCTATTAA
- the fliR gene encoding flagellar biosynthetic protein FliR — MTEILVYDFVIFLLVFLRISSMLFAAPIFGHKTIPPLVKIGLSLIIAYIVFFTIDKSSVRFDINMATIAIYSIKEIITGLIMGFILNFVFWGISFAGHLIGFDMGLMFSEVLNPFEDSQNNVIGEVLFFGTVLLFILINGHHYIITGLVASFSVIPIAKYTINEPVFTLITKYSLAVFTIAIKIASPVLVAFFLVHLAEGIIARVIPNIQIFFVSQPLKIGLGFTMLITLVPFYVYAIKNLLQGYESRLMEMIKGMSI, encoded by the coding sequence ATGACCGAAATACTGGTATACGATTTTGTGATATTTCTTCTCGTTTTTTTGCGAATTTCATCGATGCTTTTCGCAGCGCCGATATTCGGTCATAAAACCATTCCGCCTCTTGTTAAAATCGGTTTATCCCTTATAATCGCTTACATTGTTTTTTTTACAATTGATAAAAGTTCTGTCCGGTTCGATATAAATATGGCTACTATTGCAATTTACTCGATTAAGGAAATTATCACCGGTTTGATTATGGGATTCATTCTGAATTTCGTTTTCTGGGGAATCTCTTTTGCGGGTCACCTTATCGGGTTCGATATGGGGCTTATGTTTTCAGAAGTTTTGAATCCTTTTGAAGACAGCCAGAATAATGTTATTGGAGAGGTTCTGTTTTTTGGAACGGTTCTTTTATTCATTCTTATAAACGGTCACCACTATATTATCACTGGGCTGGTTGCATCTTTTTCAGTAATCCCGATTGCAAAGTATACGATCAATGAACCGGTATTCACTCTTATAACAAAATATTCGCTTGCAGTTTTTACAATAGCAATAAAAATAGCATCACCTGTTCTTGTGGCATTCTTCCTGGTTCATCTTGCAGAGGGAATTATTGCACGTGTGATACCGAATATTCAGATATTTTTTGTTTCGCAGCCGCTTAAAATAGGGCTCGGTTTTACGATGCTTATTACTCTTGTCCCGTTCTATGTTTATGCAATTAAAAATCTTTTGCAGGGATACGAGAGCCGATTAATGGAAATGATAAAAGGTATGAGCATATAG